A genomic region of Chitinimonas arctica contains the following coding sequences:
- a CDS encoding phage virion morphogenesis protein gives MNDLHALTDWCDALLAKLEPAQRRQLARQIALELRRANAQRIAQQVTPEGEVFVPRKAGKSRDQRGKLRRPMFAKLRTARFLKAQAAANAATVGFAGRVGRIARVHQFGLYGRLKPGGPEYRYASRQLLGINEPDLAILTLQIERHLSGKAKITP, from the coding sequence GTGAACGATCTACATGCCCTTACCGATTGGTGCGACGCCTTGCTGGCGAAGCTAGAGCCCGCCCAGCGCCGACAGCTGGCGCGCCAGATTGCCCTGGAGCTGCGCCGGGCCAATGCCCAGCGTATCGCGCAGCAAGTCACGCCGGAGGGCGAAGTATTCGTGCCACGCAAGGCAGGTAAAAGCCGCGACCAGCGCGGTAAACTACGGCGGCCAATGTTCGCCAAGTTGCGGACGGCGCGCTTTCTGAAGGCGCAGGCCGCAGCCAATGCCGCGACGGTCGGATTCGCTGGACGGGTGGGGCGTATCGCTCGGGTTCACCAGTTTGGGTTGTATGGCCGTCTGAAGCCAGGTGGGCCGGAGTATCGGTATGCATCACGGCAGCTATTGGGAATCAATGAGCCCGACCTCGCCATACTCACGCTTCAAATCGAAAGGCACCTATCAGGCAAAGCAAAAATCACGCCTTAA
- a CDS encoding Rap1a/Tai family immunity protein, translating to MTAPWKKWVVYFFLAAVLCVVKAEQTGNDLYRQLNSTEDWERLMATSYILGVVDAELFTMAVELRAAKEFKVSKPRDYLISHFCFGGDVTMEQIKDIVVKLLKDNPEIRHKEAIFIVRYALVDSFPCELNPKE from the coding sequence ATGACTGCACCTTGGAAGAAATGGGTTGTTTATTTTTTTCTGGCTGCTGTGTTGTGTGTGGTTAAAGCAGAGCAGACAGGCAATGACCTTTATAGGCAGCTTAACTCGACTGAAGATTGGGAAAGATTGATGGCGACTAGTTATATTCTAGGTGTCGTCGATGCTGAGTTATTCACCATGGCAGTAGAACTGCGGGCGGCGAAAGAATTTAAAGTGTCAAAGCCGCGAGACTACTTAATATCGCACTTTTGTTTTGGGGGTGACGTGACCATGGAGCAAATTAAAGACATTGTTGTAAAACTGCTAAAGGATAATCCGGAAATCCGGCACAAGGAAGCGATTTTTATTGTTCGGTACGCTCTTGTGGATTCCTTCCCTTGTGAACTAAATCCCAAAGAATGA
- a CDS encoding phage baseplate assembly protein V, translating into MDTAPDLNRRLESLLRFGTIAEIDHDRALCRVQTGKLLTDWLPWLSPRAGQTRQWNPPTKGEQVMLLSPSGDPATGAVLPGLFSDTHKAPSKQPSLHVTAYPDGARISYDHALGVLAATGIQSALIEASGTITLDAPNTVIKGNLLVEKSLTYLGGMAGYGTATGAGGAVARIHGDIAIEGNLSATGTVMDGGGNSNHHSHHD; encoded by the coding sequence ATGGATACCGCCCCCGATCTCAATCGCCGTTTAGAAAGCCTCCTGCGTTTCGGCACCATCGCCGAAATCGATCACGACCGCGCCCTCTGCCGTGTGCAAACCGGCAAGCTGCTCACCGACTGGCTACCGTGGCTCAGCCCGCGCGCCGGGCAAACCCGTCAATGGAACCCGCCCACCAAGGGCGAGCAAGTGATGTTGCTTTCCCCGAGCGGCGATCCGGCCACCGGGGCCGTGCTGCCTGGCTTGTTTTCCGATACGCACAAAGCCCCCAGCAAACAACCCTCGCTACACGTCACCGCCTACCCGGATGGCGCCCGCATCAGCTACGACCACGCGCTGGGCGTGCTGGCCGCAACGGGTATCCAGTCCGCCCTGATCGAGGCCAGCGGCACGATTACCCTGGATGCGCCGAACACGGTCATAAAGGGCAACCTGCTGGTGGAGAAATCGCTGACCTACCTGGGCGGCATGGCTGGCTACGGCACGGCGACGGGTGCCGGCGGTGCGGTTGCGCGCATTCATGGCGATATCGCCATCGAAGGCAATCTATCCGCCACCGGTACCGTGATGGATGGCGGCGGCAACTCTAACCACCACTCGCACCATGACTGA
- a CDS encoding GPW/gp25 family protein, with translation MHGMNARTGKALGDLAHIEQSVADILLTPIGSRVMRRDYGSLLPELIDYPATPSYQQKLIAATAMAILRWEPRIRPSRVMVHTGGLDGRTSIELQATRQDGVFRGQAVALSVSLRGGA, from the coding sequence ATGCACGGGATGAACGCGCGGACCGGCAAGGCCCTGGGCGACCTGGCCCATATCGAACAATCGGTGGCCGATATCCTGCTGACGCCCATCGGCAGCCGGGTGATGCGGCGCGATTACGGGTCGCTACTGCCCGAGCTGATCGACTACCCGGCCACGCCGTCCTACCAGCAGAAGCTTATCGCCGCGACCGCGATGGCAATCTTGCGCTGGGAGCCGCGCATTCGTCCGTCGCGTGTCATGGTGCATACGGGTGGCCTGGACGGCCGGACCAGCATCGAGCTGCAAGCCACCCGACAAGACGGCGTGTTTCGCGGCCAGGCCGTGGCCCTGTCGGTTTCGCTGCGAGGTGGCGCATGA
- a CDS encoding baseplate assembly protein: MIDFARLPPPKVVETLDFEAIYAAKLARFQQLYPTFSAALESEPVVKLLELAAYDEMTLRARINDAARAVLLPYAQGSDLEQLAALLGVSRLVLDAGNPQAEPPSPPRYEDDERLRLRAQMALEGETVAGSRDSYVFHALSADAHVADVAVDSPTPGTVRVTVLSVEGDGTPSHALLATVSAYLSADERRPLSDTVQVRPATLKPFSVRTVLHRRPGPDGDPAEAAARAALQTYLTDCRKIGRDVPRSGLFAALHAPGVVRVELVEPAGDLLMGAGEVAHCAGITLEVVNSDER, encoded by the coding sequence ATGATCGACTTCGCCCGCCTGCCACCGCCCAAGGTCGTCGAAACCCTGGACTTTGAAGCGATCTATGCCGCCAAGCTGGCGCGCTTCCAGCAGCTCTACCCCACCTTTTCCGCCGCACTGGAATCCGAGCCCGTGGTGAAGCTGCTAGAGCTGGCTGCTTACGACGAAATGACCCTGCGCGCCCGCATCAACGACGCCGCCCGCGCCGTGCTGCTGCCCTATGCCCAAGGCAGCGATCTGGAACAGTTGGCCGCGCTCCTGGGCGTGTCGCGGCTGGTACTCGATGCCGGCAACCCGCAAGCCGAGCCGCCGAGCCCGCCGCGCTACGAAGACGACGAGCGCCTACGCTTGCGCGCCCAGATGGCGCTGGAAGGCGAGACGGTAGCCGGTTCGCGCGATAGCTATGTGTTTCATGCGCTATCGGCGGACGCCCATGTGGCCGACGTGGCCGTAGACAGCCCCACGCCCGGTACCGTCCGCGTCACGGTGCTATCGGTCGAAGGCGACGGCACGCCCAGCCACGCGCTACTGGCGACCGTCTCGGCCTACCTGTCCGCCGACGAACGCCGGCCGCTTAGCGATACCGTACAAGTCCGGCCCGCCACCCTGAAGCCCTTCAGCGTGCGCACCGTCCTGCATCGCCGCCCCGGCCCCGATGGCGACCCCGCCGAAGCAGCGGCCCGCGCGGCACTGCAAACCTACCTGACCGACTGCCGCAAGATCGGCCGCGACGTGCCACGCTCGGGCCTGTTCGCTGCCTTGCACGCCCCCGGTGTTGTGCGGGTCGAACTGGTGGAGCCGGCCGGCGATCTGCTGATGGGGGCGGGGGAAGTGGCGCATTGCGCGGGCATCACCCTGGAGGTCGTCAACAGTGACGAACGCTAG
- a CDS encoding phage tail protein I, with the protein MTNARLLPPNATPLERAVADSTATPLEPSALRTLWSADHCPAPLLPYLAWAMSVDGWAFAQTDAQRRQLVRESLALHRRKGTPWAVKRALDIIGFDNPRLDEHPAGAHWAEFDLAVVVEDRPLDDAAVADALRMVALFKAERSHLRRFQAIQRVRGPLYVATASCLGETIRVMPYQPRDLQLPRLPFTVGAAITLVEVVHIRPRTRSYDGTAHYNGTHAFG; encoded by the coding sequence GTGACGAACGCTAGACTGCTGCCACCCAATGCCACCCCCCTGGAACGGGCCGTGGCGGACAGCACCGCCACGCCGCTTGAACCGTCCGCGCTGCGTACCTTGTGGTCGGCCGATCATTGCCCGGCCCCGCTGCTGCCCTACCTGGCCTGGGCCATGTCGGTGGATGGCTGGGCGTTCGCACAAACCGATGCCCAGCGGCGCCAGCTGGTGCGTGAGTCCCTGGCCCTGCATCGCCGTAAGGGTACGCCCTGGGCGGTCAAGCGCGCCCTGGACATCATCGGCTTCGATAACCCACGGTTAGACGAACACCCGGCCGGCGCACATTGGGCCGAGTTCGACTTGGCCGTCGTGGTAGAGGACCGCCCGCTCGACGACGCGGCCGTGGCCGATGCCCTGCGCATGGTTGCCCTGTTCAAAGCCGAGCGGTCCCACCTGCGCCGCTTCCAAGCCATTCAACGGGTACGCGGCCCGCTCTATGTCGCCACCGCCAGCTGCCTGGGCGAGACGATACGGGTGATGCCCTACCAGCCGCGCGACCTGCAACTGCCTCGCCTGCCGTTCACCGTCGGCGCAGCCATTACCCTGGTGGAAGTGGTGCATATCCGGCCGCGCACGCGCAGTTACGACGGTACCGCCCACTACAACGGCACGCACGCATTCGGGTAA
- a CDS encoding phage tail protein: MAELQTWYTLPTEIGLARIANAIALGQTIDLSHMAVGDGNGAATTPNEKQTRLVHEVWRGPLNLVTVDPQNPGWITANVVIPITDGGFTIRELGLYDSAGNLIAVGNCAERYKPTLPQGMGVDTVMEMVVAFGNAAVVNLTVDPTKTLASRQWVLQLMSLQAQLPPGGLPGQVLVKKSLATGDAEWRDARTLFSRAERLFHSQI, translated from the coding sequence ATGGCCGAGCTACAGACCTGGTACACCCTGCCGACCGAAATCGGCCTTGCCCGCATCGCCAATGCCATTGCCTTGGGCCAAACCATCGACCTAAGCCATATGGCGGTCGGCGACGGCAATGGCGCGGCCACCACCCCGAACGAGAAACAAACCCGCCTCGTGCATGAGGTATGGCGCGGGCCGCTGAATCTGGTGACGGTCGATCCGCAAAACCCCGGCTGGATCACCGCCAACGTGGTGATACCCATCACGGACGGCGGTTTCACCATTCGCGAGCTGGGCTTGTACGACAGCGCCGGCAACTTGATTGCTGTAGGTAATTGCGCTGAGCGCTACAAGCCCACCCTACCGCAAGGCATGGGCGTCGATACCGTGATGGAAATGGTTGTCGCCTTCGGCAATGCCGCCGTGGTCAATCTGACTGTTGACCCCACCAAGACCCTCGCCAGCCGGCAATGGGTGTTGCAGCTGATGAGCCTGCAAGCCCAGCTGCCACCGGGTGGCTTGCCCGGCCAAGTGTTGGTCAAGAAAAGCCTGGCGACCGGGGATGCCGAGTGGCGCGACGCCCGCACCCTGTTTAGCCGGGCCGAGCGGCTATTCCATTCGCAAATCTAG
- a CDS encoding S8 family peptidase yields MIGFSIFKKFGAPIIFSSFALAAYSDPSTPADSSYSGATDEIIVRFKDDRTVAVLTANNKQLTDTPMQIASMRHGRKAKLLYVNEKKVTLWKLDRFIFNTDAETLATAMMKSDPRILYAHPNYRTIFPQSFIPNDSYWPKQWNLQNSLAGINAPAAWDLSTGAGVIVAVVDTGYRPHSDLPSYILPGVDMIRDPVDGRDGQEGWPGSVFQSRDLDATDPGDYVNEGAPGEKESSWHGTHVAGIIGAQANNGYGIAGVAFNSKILPIRGVGPNGGWITDFADGVKWAAGAEVVWNTLNSRRMETVNRNPAKVINMSARMRGACSPYMQEAIDEARRKGAILIAAAGNDHADVSNAMPANCSGVITVGAIDPTGSRAPYSNYGSMVDIVAPGGNVNTNDEFGIVSIHNEGRFRPGPEGFAFMAGTSQAAPHVAGVVASMLSANPNLNADQVKSILKSTAHRFVADCAGCGAGMLDAYSAVMAAKGMYIRPFSATATGTNLDTSRPSLKVTINVGQSDIGKTGDLYIQAVAKNGASYFLTPTGWTASDISASVPYTTVPLGTHEIQVLNGSSLPFSASGLKIYAGYGLNRYDFLTNRFHGLVYALTDVQPTTCSLTVTPNVTALGSSYGYTVTGANLPNNAQAFWFGTKNGIPDANGSLQGSLNVFPITYPYVNLAGQQGKYVRYLQIRNSIGEPVCTTPAVQMELLAAPTCTLTSSPAVVPAGTPYSYAINGTNIPPNAEAYWFGTKNGTPDIWASYFATLGSLPANVAYTSQASWAGTYARYVEIRQGGALICKTNTVTNTLQ; encoded by the coding sequence ATGATAGGTTTTTCAATTTTTAAAAAATTCGGCGCACCTATAATCTTTAGCTCTTTTGCTTTGGCGGCGTATTCAGACCCATCAACGCCAGCTGATTCGAGCTACTCTGGCGCCACAGATGAAATTATTGTGAGGTTTAAGGACGACCGAACCGTCGCTGTACTGACCGCTAACAATAAACAACTAACCGACACCCCGATGCAAATCGCATCCATGCGCCATGGGCGCAAGGCAAAATTACTATATGTAAACGAAAAAAAAGTCACTCTTTGGAAACTAGATCGATTCATATTTAATACCGACGCAGAAACGCTTGCAACAGCGATGATGAAGAGCGACCCACGCATTCTGTACGCCCACCCAAATTACAGGACGATTTTTCCTCAGTCATTTATTCCGAATGATAGCTATTGGCCTAAACAATGGAATTTACAAAATTCCTTAGCCGGAATCAATGCACCAGCCGCGTGGGATTTATCAACTGGCGCAGGTGTAATCGTAGCTGTTGTGGACACGGGGTATCGCCCTCACTCCGACTTGCCGTCATACATTCTCCCCGGAGTGGACATGATTCGAGATCCCGTCGATGGGAGAGACGGGCAAGAAGGTTGGCCGGGATCTGTTTTTCAAAGCCGCGATCTTGATGCTACCGACCCCGGTGATTATGTAAATGAGGGGGCTCCTGGGGAAAAGGAATCCAGCTGGCATGGCACTCATGTTGCGGGCATTATAGGTGCGCAAGCTAATAATGGATATGGAATCGCCGGTGTCGCATTTAATTCAAAAATCCTCCCGATTCGGGGCGTAGGCCCGAATGGCGGCTGGATAACCGACTTCGCAGATGGCGTTAAATGGGCTGCCGGCGCCGAGGTTGTTTGGAACACCTTGAACTCAAGGCGAATGGAAACGGTGAATCGCAACCCAGCTAAAGTAATTAATATGTCTGCCCGTATGCGTGGCGCTTGCAGCCCTTACATGCAGGAAGCCATTGATGAAGCAAGGCGTAAAGGAGCCATTTTAATTGCGGCAGCTGGCAATGATCATGCGGATGTCAGCAATGCGATGCCAGCTAACTGTTCTGGTGTGATAACGGTGGGCGCAATAGATCCAACAGGAAGCCGCGCACCTTATTCCAACTATGGAAGCATGGTTGATATAGTTGCGCCCGGTGGCAATGTGAATACGAATGATGAATTCGGAATCGTGTCTATTCACAACGAAGGTAGATTTAGGCCAGGCCCCGAAGGTTTTGCATTTATGGCCGGGACATCTCAAGCGGCGCCCCATGTGGCGGGAGTAGTTGCATCAATGCTGTCCGCAAATCCAAATCTAAACGCGGATCAAGTAAAGAGTATTCTAAAATCAACTGCACACCGTTTTGTCGCTGATTGTGCAGGGTGCGGCGCGGGGATGCTGGATGCCTACAGCGCTGTGATGGCGGCAAAGGGTATGTACATACGTCCGTTTTCCGCGACTGCGACAGGAACGAATCTTGATACGTCGCGTCCGTCGCTCAAGGTAACCATCAATGTCGGTCAAAGCGACATCGGGAAAACAGGGGATTTGTATATACAAGCCGTAGCAAAGAATGGCGCAAGCTATTTTCTAACCCCTACGGGTTGGACGGCAAGCGATATTAGCGCCTCCGTCCCCTACACTACAGTCCCCTTGGGTACACATGAAATCCAAGTGCTGAATGGTAGCTCATTGCCCTTTTCAGCATCTGGCTTGAAAATCTATGCGGGATATGGCCTAAATCGCTACGATTTCCTTACCAATCGATTTCACGGCTTGGTTTATGCGTTGACCGATGTTCAGCCGACAACATGCTCATTGACTGTGACGCCGAATGTAACAGCGCTTGGGTCAAGTTACGGCTATACAGTGACAGGGGCGAATTTACCAAACAATGCGCAGGCATTTTGGTTTGGTACAAAGAATGGGATTCCAGATGCAAACGGTAGTTTGCAAGGAAGCTTAAATGTATTCCCTATCACCTATCCGTATGTCAATCTAGCGGGGCAACAGGGGAAGTACGTGCGTTACCTACAGATTCGCAATTCAATCGGCGAACCTGTTTGCACGACTCCTGCAGTGCAAATGGAGTTGCTAGCAGCACCTACCTGCACCTTAACTTCCTCGCCAGCCGTGGTGCCTGCGGGCACGCCCTATTCATACGCAATAAATGGAACCAACATTCCTCCGAATGCCGAGGCATATTGGTTTGGAACGAAAAATGGCACTCCCGATATCTGGGCTAGCTATTTTGCTACCTTGGGTAGTTTGCCCGCAAATGTGGCCTACACCAGTCAAGCCAGCTGGGCCGGAACTTATGCACGCTACGTTGAGATTAGACAAGGTGGCGCGCTGATCTGCAAGACGAATACGGTTACAAATACCTTGCAGTAG
- a CDS encoding phage tail sheath protein, protein MATDYHHGARVIEINEGTRVIRTIATAIIGIVCTGADADAAYFPLNTPKLITNVFEAIGKAGTKGTLAATLDAIADQAKPIIVVVRVADGASEAETTSNVIGAVNAAGRYTGMKALLTAQASLGVKPRILACPGLDSLPVATELAAIAQKLRAFAYVSAHGATTKEAAVTYRDNFGQREVMVIWPDFVSWDTAKNAPAVCQATARAVGLRAKLDEEQGWHKTLSNVTVNGVSGLSVDVYWDLQDPATDAGYLNSHEVTGLVHHRGFRFWGSRTCSDDPLFCFENYTRTAQVLADTIAEAHLWAIDKPMGPMLVKDIIEGINAKFRELKAWGYILGGEAWYDEEINTVETLKAGKLSIDYDYTPVPPLENLMLRQRITDRYLADFAAQIAA, encoded by the coding sequence ATGGCCACCGATTACCACCACGGCGCGCGCGTCATTGAGATCAATGAAGGCACGCGCGTTATCCGCACTATCGCTACGGCGATTATCGGCATTGTCTGCACGGGCGCCGATGCCGACGCCGCCTATTTTCCCCTCAACACGCCGAAGCTCATTACCAACGTTTTTGAAGCCATTGGCAAAGCTGGCACAAAGGGCACGCTGGCTGCAACGCTTGATGCTATCGCCGACCAAGCCAAGCCCATTATTGTTGTCGTGCGGGTGGCCGATGGCGCCAGCGAAGCCGAGACGACTTCCAACGTTATTGGCGCGGTCAATGCGGCCGGCCGCTATACCGGCATGAAAGCCTTGCTTACCGCCCAAGCCAGCCTAGGCGTCAAGCCGCGCATTCTGGCTTGCCCTGGGCTGGATAGCCTGCCGGTCGCTACCGAGTTGGCCGCTATCGCGCAGAAGCTGCGCGCCTTCGCCTATGTATCCGCGCATGGTGCCACCACCAAAGAAGCCGCCGTCACCTATCGCGACAACTTCGGCCAACGCGAAGTCATGGTGATATGGCCCGATTTCGTATCCTGGGACACCGCCAAGAACGCCCCGGCTGTCTGCCAGGCAACTGCCCGCGCGGTCGGCCTACGCGCCAAGCTGGACGAGGAGCAGGGCTGGCATAAGACCCTGTCGAACGTCACGGTAAACGGCGTGTCGGGTTTATCGGTGGACGTGTATTGGGATTTACAAGACCCCGCAACGGATGCCGGCTACCTCAACAGCCACGAAGTGACCGGCCTGGTCCATCACCGAGGCTTCCGTTTCTGGGGTTCGCGTACCTGCTCCGACGATCCGCTGTTCTGCTTCGAGAATTACACCCGCACCGCGCAAGTGCTGGCCGACACCATCGCGGAGGCGCACCTGTGGGCCATCGACAAGCCCATGGGGCCGATGCTCGTCAAAGACATCATCGAAGGCATTAACGCCAAGTTCCGCGAGCTGAAAGCTTGGGGCTACATCCTGGGAGGGGAAGCCTGGTACGACGAGGAAATCAACACGGTTGAGACGCTCAAGGCCGGCAAGCTGTCCATCGACTACGACTACACCCCGGTTCCCCCGCTGGAAAACCTCATGCTCCGCCAGCGCATCACCGACCGCTACCTGGCCGACTTCGCCGCCCAAATCGCCGCCTAA
- a CDS encoding phage major tail tube protein, with amino-acid sequence MALPRKLKHFNTFVDGNGYAGETKEVTLPKLSRKMEEYRGGGMDGPISIDMGQEKLELEATYGGLMRDILKGYGALKHDAVLIRFAGAYQREDSGDVDAVEIVVRGRHQEIDMGSAKAGDDSDFKVKSALSYYKLMVNGATAIEIDLASMVLVVDGEDRLAKHRKAIGV; translated from the coding sequence ATGGCGCTACCGCGCAAGCTGAAACACTTTAATACCTTCGTCGATGGCAACGGCTATGCCGGCGAAACCAAGGAAGTCACCCTGCCGAAACTGAGCCGCAAGATGGAGGAATATCGGGGCGGCGGGATGGATGGTCCGATCAGCATCGACATGGGCCAAGAAAAGCTCGAACTGGAAGCCACCTACGGCGGCTTGATGCGCGACATTCTCAAAGGCTACGGCGCGCTCAAGCATGACGCGGTGCTGATCCGCTTTGCCGGCGCCTATCAGCGCGAGGACAGCGGGGACGTCGATGCGGTGGAAATCGTGGTGCGTGGCCGCCATCAAGAAATCGATATGGGTTCGGCCAAGGCCGGCGATGACAGCGATTTCAAGGTGAAGAGCGCGCTCAGCTATTACAAGCTGATGGTCAACGGCGCGACCGCTATCGAAATCGACCTGGCAAGCATGGTGCTTGTCGTGGACGGTGAGGACCGTCTCGCCAAGCATCGCAAAGCCATTGGCGTTTAA
- a CDS encoding phage tail assembly protein → MQANPNAQEMTQKAAQPDQAAIALDTPIQRGEQTITDVMLRKPRSGELRGLTLNDLLHMEAGALIKLIPRISTPMLTETDMNRLDPADLTQMGTAVAGFLLPRAMKAADSLPV, encoded by the coding sequence ATGCAAGCCAATCCCAACGCCCAAGAAATGACGCAGAAAGCTGCCCAGCCGGACCAAGCCGCCATTGCCCTGGATACCCCTATCCAGCGCGGCGAACAAACCATAACCGACGTCATGCTGCGCAAACCCCGCTCAGGCGAGCTGCGCGGCCTGACCCTGAATGACCTGCTGCACATGGAAGCCGGCGCGCTGATTAAGCTGATTCCGCGTATCAGTACGCCGATGCTGACCGAGACGGATATGAACCGGCTGGACCCAGCCGACCTTACCCAAATGGGGACCGCGGTCGCCGGTTTTTTGCTGCCGAGAGCCATGAAGGCGGCGGACTCCCTGCCCGTGTAG
- a CDS encoding GpE family phage tail protein, with the protein MADIATVFHWPLSELEGLTVAELLAWRERARQRSGADD; encoded by the coding sequence ATGGCCGATATCGCCACCGTATTTCATTGGCCGCTTAGCGAGCTGGAAGGACTGACGGTGGCGGAATTGCTGGCTTGGCGCGAGCGCGCCAGGCAGCGAAGTGGGGCCGACGATTAG
- a CDS encoding putative phage abortive infection protein: MAIEFIDTSDAWSIKEKKFHADVVKSQLLPDEFPILIMFAAANDRFEILKSLIEKYAFF; the protein is encoded by the coding sequence TTGGCTATTGAATTTATCGATACTTCGGATGCCTGGAGCATTAAGGAGAAAAAATTTCATGCGGATGTAGTTAAATCACAGCTACTGCCGGATGAATTTCCTATTTTGATTATGTTTGCTGCTGCGAATGATCGCTTTGAGATATTAAAATCCCTAATTGAGAAATATGCATTTTTTTAA